TAAAAATGGTTTCGGTCTCTACCACGCTTGCAACGAACACAATCCTTGAGAAAAATGGCTATCCTGTAGGCTTGATTCTTGTAGGAGACTACGAAGTTCCGGAAAAAATGGATATTGAGTTCTATACTATTGTAAAAGGAGGTCACGACCACCACGGAGCCGAACTTACTTCTCTTGATCTGGAAGCTGTAGAAGCCTTTGTCCGTAAGGTTAAGGACAAAGTCTCGGCTTTTGCAGTCTCTTCCTACTTCAGTGTTCGAAATCCTGCCCATGAACTGGCAGTCAAAGCCCTCATTAAGGAGCTTACCGGAATGCCTGTAGTCTGCGGGCACGAACTCTCTCTTGACCTTGGAGCCTATGAGAGAGGGATTACAGCCTACCTGAATGCTCAGCTTATTCCTGTTGCAAATCAGTTCATCCGTTCAATCAGGGAAGAAATTTCCAGGCGGGGAATGAATTCGAGGCTGCTCATGCTCAAATGCGATGGCTCGGTCGTGGGCATTAACGAAGCTCTGGAAAAACCAATCGAGTCCATCTTTTCGGGCCCTGCAGCAAGCCTTGTAGGAGCCTCTTACCTTTCAGGGCTTGATACCTGTGCGGTTATTGATGTAGGCGGGACAAGTACGGATGTTTCCATGCTCGAAAACGGGCTTCCTGAACTCTGTGCCGACGGGGCTGTAGTCGGAGGCTGGCAGACAAAGGTTAAAGCTATCAGGATGGAAACTTCGGCAATGGGAGGAGACAGCCATATCTGGGTCCGAAATATGAAAATAAACATCGGTCCAAGACGAGTTATTCCACTCTGCGTTGCAGCTGTCAAATACCCGGGTTTTCTCGAAACCCTGAGAAAAGGAAGAATCCCCGGAACTATGCACCTTGAGGAAAATGTGCAGCCTACCAAGTTTTTTGTAAGGACAGGGCTCGAACCTTCCGACCTCGGAAAGCTTGAAAAGGAACTCTTTGACAGGATAGGGGATTTCCCGACATCTCTTAACGATATCTTCTGGGAGACCCAGAAAACGCTTTTTCCGGGCTTGCTTGATTCGCTCATAAGGAAACGTCTGATACAGGCAATTGGGTTTACTCCAACGGATGCGCTTCACGTGCTTGGGGAATATACCGAATGGGATGAAGAAGCTTCAAAGGTTGGAGCAAAACTTCTGGAGCGCTATACTCAGATCGACCATATCGAGCTCTGCAAACAGATAAAAAAAGATGTTGCGCGGAACATGGCTCTAAACCTGTTATCTTTTGTTCTCAAGGATGTGCCTCCGAAGGAAATCGAGAAAATCCTCCTTTCCGACAGGTTTATACAGTTCAGGATGAAAATTCCAGTAGTGCTCATTGGAGGCCCAGTAGTTGCATACATAAAAGAACTGAAACAGATTCTTGATGCTGAAATTATAGTCCCTGAACATGCCAAGGTAGGAAACGCAGTCGGAGCTGTTATGGGCAAGGGCATAAAAAGGCTTGAAATCCTGATCAAAAGCACATATTCAAAAGACAAGAAGAGAATGGTTCTTTTATTCTCCCCACTGGGCAGGGAGATCTTCGGAAGCTATCCCGAGGCTCTGGAATACGCTGATACCCTTGGAAGAAGACTTGTCATGGAATATATGACCGAATCAGGTTTCGATAAAGGGCAGGTTCAGATAGAAGTTAGCAAAAAAGATATCTCTTTGAGTGAAACCGGAGCAATACCTGTAGAGACAAAGCTTGTTTTTGTAGGTGTCGGGCTGCCAAATGTCTGATTTCCAGAAATTTTCTGGGACACTTCTATTATCTTAACCTGCACTGTAATTGACGTCCGCAGGACAAGTACCGATGTCTCACTGATACAGAAAGGGCTTCCTCACCCTAGCGAAACTGAAGCGGTTATCGGCGGTTGGTAGACAAAAGTCCAGGCACTTCGCATGGAGACTTCGGCTACGGGTGGGGACAGCCACATCTGGGTGCAGGGCGGCAATTTCCGGACAGACTAAAACTGGATGAACATATCCAGGCAGTAAAATTCCTTGTCCGAACAGAATAGAAGCCTGTTTTTTGAAATCGGGGCTACCTTACTTGCAAACATGTTTGAAGCTAATTTCTTCTGCCGTTTTAAAGTGGATATTCCTGTTGTCCTTCTGGGGGGTCCCATCTAGAGCTTATGTGAACGAAATGAGAAAGCTAATAGATGCTGAAATTTTTGTTCCTGAGTATTCAGATGTTAGAAATGGGGTCGGAGCTCTTGCAGGAAATGGGACAAAACGTATCGGGATAATCGTGCGTATGCTTTACAGTGGGTCAAAGTACGACCTTAAAAAACAGAAAGTATTTTTGTATGTACCCCTAACGGAAGGAGGGATTTCATGATAGGAATGAAGCCATGGATTTCGTTGAAGAATTTGGAAAAAAGTTGATTCTTGATTACATGACTGAGCCTGAATTTTTACCTGAGCAGGTTACAGTTAGTGTAGAAAAGAAAGATATAAAAATCCATGCAGGTGAAATTCAGTGGAAATGAGATTTATCTTTGAAGGAATTGCGAATTACAATGTCTATGAAAAAGCTCTATCTGGACAGGATAAATCCGACGAGGGCTTCAGAGAACTAACTGAATTGAATTCCCCTCTGGACTGCACCTCAAATTTGAGGTGTTAAGTCTTTTAAAGCTGAAGTTAATATGATAAAGTTCATAACTCTGGTGTACATTTCAGTGATGAAAAATAGGACTATCAACCCAATAGTTCAGTTTACTACTTTAAAAAAACCTTAAACTATCTATGTGTATTGGTTGCTTGTACAATGAACCCGCATAGTAGACACATAAAATCCTTAAGGAGTTAGCATGATCCCAAGAAAAGCATTTATGACAAAGGGTACTGGGGTACACAAAGACAGACTGGCATCTTTTGAACTTGCGCTGAGGGATGCAAAAATCGAGAAATATAACCTTGTAAGTGTCTCAAGCATCCTGCCTCCCAACTGCAAAATAATACCCAGAGAAGAAGGACTCTTAGAGTTGAAAGCTGGTTCCATTGTCCATTGTGTACTTGCAAGGAACGATACTAATGAGCCTCATCGTTTAATGGCTGCAGCTATAGGAACTGCGATACCTGTAAACGAAGAAAACTACGGGTACATCTCCGAACACCACTCCTTTGGAGAAGAAGAAATTATTGCAGGAGAATATGCTGAAGATCTGGCAGCAACTATGCTTGCAACCACCCTTGGTATAGAATTTGATGCAGAAGCCGCCTGGCACGAGAGAGAGCAGGTCTACAAAGCAAGCGGGCACATTTTCGATACGTTCCACATCTGCCAGACTGCAAAAGGCGATAAGAACGGAAAATGGACTACTGTTGTAGCTGCACTGGTCTTTATTACAGAGTAAGATCAGTTAAAGAAAATAAATTAGGGCTATTTTTAATTGGGTTAAGGGGAAGAAATTCCAGCCTTCCCCCCATCTAATAAAAGATCAAGGGCTGGAAGAGCTCGTCCCCAATCCCGAAATTTTTTAATTTTTTCCATCAGGTGGAAATCTGTAGCCTGGAACGCAGGTTAATGAATCAATTGAACCTTCTGAATTCCTATACTTAATTCCAATGTATTATTACTCTTTTCCAATGTATTATTACTCTTTTCCAATGTATTATTAGTCTTTGGCCCTGGGAAGTTACATGGTCTTTCTACGCTTTCAGGTACATTCAGGAGAACGATATTTTTTTCCTGTTTAAAGCGGCTGGAACATTTACTGTACCTGAATCAGTGTTTATGATTTGTTTATTCTGAGAAAACACCTTTTATTCTGCAAAATAGATCATTTTATTGGGCAGAACTGTCAGTTCGCTATCCTCGATTCCTGAAAGGATAAGTTTCTCTATCCTTCCCGAGGTATTTTTACGGGTAGTTTTTATCCCGAGAACCCTTGAAGTCTGGACAATAAGATCCTCAAGTGGGGTTGAATACTGGTTGTTCAGGACAAAACGAATAGCTTCTTTTATTTCCTCGTCGCAGATCCATTCGATTTTTGCAGGTGCGTCTCCAGCACGCCTGCGCAGGAGACAGGCAGGTTCCGAAACCGGCCAGTAAAACTCACCTTTTACTCGAATTTTCCCGGAATTTTCGGCAGCCTCCACAGCATCATATATTCGCTGTTTTATCTTCCCGAGCATGCGGGGAATTCCTGTATGCGATTTTATCCGCTGCGGCAGGAGTTCTGCATGAATAGGACCCTCACATGCTACAATCCTTATAATTGCTTCCTCAAGCTGCTTATCAGAAACCTCAGAAAGATCTCTGGATTGCGGAAGTCCTGAGGAAAGGCAGACTTGGTAAAGGGGTACCATCGCTTCTAATGAATTATCTTTCCCGGACTGTTTTTCAGGCTCGTTTTCTGGATAATCATCTTCTAAGTCAGGTTCGGATTCAAAATAACCTTCCGAACCGTAGATATAAGCAAACTCATTAAGTCGCCTGCGCTTCTTTCTTTTCTCGGGAACTGAACTGAAATCTATCTCAGGATAAGCCTGGAAGAAACTTACTTTCTCAGGCTCAGGCTCAGGTATGGGTTCAGTTCTGTCTTTGTCCGATCGAGGGTTTGCATTAAATCTAAGAAGTTTTGATTTTCCTGACCTTCTCACAGGCTTCTTGCGGGAGTTTGCGTTGGCAACCTTAACCAGTGACTCTGCCCTTGAGGTCATTTCTGGCAGAAAGTCCTTACTTGAAGGGGCAGTAAGCCCTTCTTCCAGTCTGAAATATGCGCCTGAATAAGGCTCTTTAACTTCGGTTCCAAAGGAAGTCTCGGGAAGAAGTTCGGCTTCGAAAGATTCTGAAAGGGAGCTTCGGTCAAAAAACCCGGTTTCAAATTCCTCGCTACCTGCATTCTCATTACTTTCTGCGGGCAAAGCCGAAACAGAGAATACTGGGTTTTCAGGGGAATCCGAAAACTTTCCTGCAGGAGTGTAATTTAAGGGTTCAGCCCAGGAAGATGGTTCGTTTATAACAGGAATTTCGGGCATGGCTTCGGGTTTTGCCTGTTGCTTTGCCTGTTTTACAGCTTCTCTTACAGCTTCAAGCAGTTTCTCCCTGCTTTCTTTCGGATGCAGGTACCAGTCCGTTGACCAGACTCTGTAGATCTTCCAGCCAAGCCCCTCGAGTACCTGCTGGCGCAGACGATCACGATCCCGTGCAACATGCAGGGAATAATAATCTGCTCCGTCACACTCTATTCCAAGCACATAGTGTCCTGAATGAACAGGGTCAGGGACTGCAAGGTCGAGCCTGTAACCTGCGCAGCCTATCTGCCTGTGGACTTCGAAGCCATTTTCTGTCAGGAAAGCAAAAACTGCCTCTTCGAAAGGCAAATCGAAGGTTTCCCCACTGCATGCGGGCGAGGGAAGCCTGCCGCTCTCAGCAAACTCAAGGAAGACTTTCAGGGCTCGGAGCCCGAAAGGCGAATTTTCTTCCAGATTTAAATCCCTTGATGTAAAGTTTGAGAAAACAACGCATTTTTCCCTGGCGCGTGTAATAAGAACATTGAGGCGTCTTTCCCCCCCTTCACGGTTAAGGGGACCGAAATTAAGAGAAAGCTTTCGGTTGCTATCAAAACCGAAACCCACACTCAGAAATATGACATCCCTTTCATCGCCCTGAATAGTTTCGAGATTCTTAACGAAGAAGTGCTCTCCTTTTTCATTTACCGAATTCAGGTCAAATCCCGGATTTACTTTAAGCAGGGCTTCGATTTCTTCCTGGATGGCTTCCTGCTGTTTCACATTAAAAGTCCCTACACCGAGGCTTTTGTCGGGATACCTGCTGAAGTGTTCGAGAACCGCCCTTGCAACAACTCTTGCTTCTAACCGATTAACTCCGCTTTTACCCCTGTCATAAACCGCATCCGGAAGGTGCACGAACTTCAGCCCGAGCTTTTCGTCTTTTTGCATTGGCGAAGGGTAAACATAGAGCTGGTTATCGTAAAATTCCTGATTTGAAATCGCGATAAGGGATTCATGCCTGCTCCTGTAGTGCCAGCGCAGGGTCTTTACCGGGAAGCTGCGTTTGCAGACATTCAGGATGCTTTCCATATCCCCGGCTGCAGTATAGTCATCTGGATCACTCTCAGGAGCGAGTACAGTATCGAAAAATTCTGTTGGAGGAAGCTGCTTTGAGTCTCCCATTACCACTACCTGTTTTCCGCGCAGGAGAGCTCCAACTGCATCTTCGGGTCTGACCTGACTTGCTTCGTCAAAGATTATCACATCAAAACGGGTGCTTCTGGGGTCAAGATACTGTGCAATGGAAAGCGGGCTCATCAGGAAACAGGGCTTGATCTTCTGAATGATGCCACCTGCTTTCTTCATAAGGGTGCGGATAGGCATATGCCCTCTTTTCCGGTTGAACTCATTGAGTAAAATGCCTGCTTCCGAAGCCCTTGAAGCACCTGAATTCAATTTTGGGGCTTCTTCATAAGCCAAACAGATTACCCTTCTTTGGTTTTCCAGAAGCACTTTTTTGTCAAGTTCCCTGAACTTTTCAAGTTTACTTTCGTGCAGCTCACGGATGAAAGTAGAGAGCGCAGGTCTCTCCCTGAAGGCTCGATTCAGGAGGATCTCGGCGTAGTTACCTTCAAAAGCAGGAATCGCATCCGAGACATCAAGTTTTCCGGATTCAAGATCCTCTATCATAGGTGCTGCCTTTGTTTCCAGACATGCCTGCCGGTATCCGAGATACTGGCTCCAGAGTATCAGGGAAGAAGTTTCGTTTTTCCATTTCATTATACGGGATTTTAACAGGCTCAATTTTACAGTTTCCAGGCTATGTCCAAACATTTTATTGAAATCCGCGCCTATTCGAATCCCAAACTTATTAAGTGACTCCAGAAACTCCTGCTTTGCAGCAAGCACCCGGTTGGCTGCCGATTCAAGAGCTGTATTGTCAATTCCGGCTGCTATAAGCCTGAAACTTCTGTCCGTCAGAATTCCTTCTTTCAGGTATTTCCGGAAGGGAATTACCCACTGACTGTATTCCTCAAGGAGAGCAGGATCGCTTTCTAAACCTTTCCAGTAATCTCCAAAATACTTTTTACCTTTTGAATCCGAATTTTCAAGCTCCAGCCTGCAGGCCTTATATTCGGA
The Methanosarcina thermophila TM-1 genome window above contains:
- a CDS encoding hydantoinase/oxoprolinase family protein, producing MQYSMGIDAGGTYTDSVIIRDSDGKVMDSSKAPTTYPDLLEGIRNSIDGLDERYLKDVKMVSVSTTLATNTILEKNGYPVGLILVGDYEVPEKMDIEFYTIVKGGHDHHGAELTSLDLEAVEAFVRKVKDKVSAFAVSSYFSVRNPAHELAVKALIKELTGMPVVCGHELSLDLGAYERGITAYLNAQLIPVANQFIRSIREEISRRGMNSRLLMLKCDGSVVGINEALEKPIESIFSGPAASLVGASYLSGLDTCAVIDVGGTSTDVSMLENGLPELCADGAVVGGWQTKVKAIRMETSAMGGDSHIWVRNMKINIGPRRVIPLCVAAVKYPGFLETLRKGRIPGTMHLEENVQPTKFFVRTGLEPSDLGKLEKELFDRIGDFPTSLNDIFWETQKTLFPGLLDSLIRKRLIQAIGFTPTDALHVLGEYTEWDEEASKVGAKLLERYTQIDHIELCKQIKKDVARNMALNLLSFVLKDVPPKEIEKILLSDRFIQFRMKIPVVLIGGPVVAYIKELKQILDAEIIVPEHAKVGNAVGAVMGKGIKRLEILIKSTYSKDKKRMVLLFSPLGREIFGSYPEALEYADTLGRRLVMEYMTESGFDKGQVQIEVSKKDISLSETGAIPVETKLVFVGVGLPNV
- a CDS encoding pyruvoyl-dependent arginine decarboxylase is translated as MIPRKAFMTKGTGVHKDRLASFELALRDAKIEKYNLVSVSSILPPNCKIIPREEGLLELKAGSIVHCVLARNDTNEPHRLMAAAIGTAIPVNEENYGYISEHHSFGEEEIIAGEYAEDLAATMLATTLGIEFDAEAAWHEREQVYKASGHIFDTFHICQTAKGDKNGKWTTVVAALVFITE
- a CDS encoding DUF3320 domain-containing protein — translated: MVDVAKELEALRQNLLDLSLRNNLLNYRPSQRRTILISGRKPEEIYELFVLHEKSLRFRAKTRSKKGRKTKTGEEDETSEKESKLLRTIRKTLISEEDRSQKEDNIRSFRSESFLETPDDSETLDKKLFYVFNQANSIFEEQGYPVLYLALGFLQWNDSRVAVKNPKAPLLLVPVELKRVGKSRVFSIQWTGDEIFTSITLQAKMKEFGIFLPEFEMPEEAAGIEEYFRAVSREIREKEDWKLLPEVCLDLFNFKKFVMYKDLDPATWPEDMTPADHPLIQKVFNPGDPDCEDSGFLEDEVDLKLSAKDTYLIMDADSSQIAVIEDIKAGKNLVVEGPPGTGKSQTIANAIAELIAQGKSVLFVSEKMAALQVVKSRLDSAGLGELCLEIHSNQTRKKAVLEELEKTLNRAAPSPIRPDRDLNELEKLKHELNQYALSLGKPAGNLYPSLYTLYGIREKTKAYFESKNLKMPAYKFQEPETWEPEAWTDAKTVLEKLGQVLPFLSPIRKNPWYGCKPGLVLPSDLGEIEVLTDECAAAFEALETAIKTFNDLSATSKPRTLEGIETAIEAARLLGKTNPLPERMLQNLEWESETSRAGADALLSSFRRYIELRTFVEKTFNPAIFDLDTSKFEELSSSLLKFLNPKYRKLRKEISACYRSGAPLRDSKILLDLASLSEYKACRLELENSDSKGKKYFGDYWKGLESDPALLEEYSQWVIPFRKYLKEGILTDRSFRLIAAGIDNTALESAANRVLAAKQEFLESLNKFGIRIGADFNKMFGHSLETVKLSLLKSRIMKWKNETSSLILWSQYLGYRQACLETKAAPMIEDLESGKLDVSDAIPAFEGNYAEILLNRAFRERPALSTFIRELHESKLEKFRELDKKVLLENQRRVICLAYEEAPKLNSGASRASEAGILLNEFNRKRGHMPIRTLMKKAGGIIQKIKPCFLMSPLSIAQYLDPRSTRFDVIIFDEASQVRPEDAVGALLRGKQVVVMGDSKQLPPTEFFDTVLAPESDPDDYTAAGDMESILNVCKRSFPVKTLRWHYRSRHESLIAISNQEFYDNQLYVYPSPMQKDEKLGLKFVHLPDAVYDRGKSGVNRLEARVVARAVLEHFSRYPDKSLGVGTFNVKQQEAIQEEIEALLKVNPGFDLNSVNEKGEHFFVKNLETIQGDERDVIFLSVGFGFDSNRKLSLNFGPLNREGGERRLNVLITRAREKCVVFSNFTSRDLNLEENSPFGLRALKVFLEFAESGRLPSPACSGETFDLPFEEAVFAFLTENGFEVHRQIGCAGYRLDLAVPDPVHSGHYVLGIECDGADYYSLHVARDRDRLRQQVLEGLGWKIYRVWSTDWYLHPKESREKLLEAVREAVKQAKQQAKPEAMPEIPVINEPSSWAEPLNYTPAGKFSDSPENPVFSVSALPAESNENAGSEEFETGFFDRSSLSESFEAELLPETSFGTEVKEPYSGAYFRLEEGLTAPSSKDFLPEMTSRAESLVKVANANSRKKPVRRSGKSKLLRFNANPRSDKDRTEPIPEPEPEKVSFFQAYPEIDFSSVPEKRKKRRRLNEFAYIYGSEGYFESEPDLEDDYPENEPEKQSGKDNSLEAMVPLYQVCLSSGLPQSRDLSEVSDKQLEEAIIRIVACEGPIHAELLPQRIKSHTGIPRMLGKIKQRIYDAVEAAENSGKIRVKGEFYWPVSEPACLLRRRAGDAPAKIEWICDEEIKEAIRFVLNNQYSTPLEDLIVQTSRVLGIKTTRKNTSGRIEKLILSGIEDSELTVLPNKMIYFAE